From a region of the Bradyrhizobium sp. KBS0727 genome:
- a CDS encoding septal ring lytic transglycosylase RlpA family protein, with translation MSFRASAAICGAVVTFAVFAAAARGQDATVHSSAVVDQACGDALVGAASTYNPFQPGTREGGPETASGERYDPSAWTAAIKTSLREKFGGVQFGERPKYALVEAVGKKVIVKINDVGPLMPGRIIDLNERTMRHFDPSMEIGVIRDVRVMPLVGDYWVPGPVG, from the coding sequence ATGTCCTTCCGCGCGAGCGCCGCGATTTGCGGCGCTGTAGTCACGTTTGCTGTTTTTGCTGCCGCCGCTCGAGGTCAAGACGCGACAGTTCATTCAAGTGCCGTCGTCGATCAGGCTTGTGGCGATGCGCTCGTTGGCGCGGCATCCACGTACAATCCATTCCAGCCCGGAACGCGGGAAGGTGGCCCGGAAACGGCCTCCGGCGAGCGCTATGATCCCTCTGCCTGGACGGCTGCCATCAAAACGAGTCTGCGTGAAAAATTTGGTGGCGTGCAATTTGGCGAGAGGCCGAAATACGCCCTCGTTGAGGCTGTCGGCAAGAAGGTCATCGTCAAGATAAACGATGTCGGCCCGCTCATGCCTGGCCGCATCATCGATCTCAATGAGCGGACGATGCGTCATTTCGATCCGAGCATGGAGATCGGCGTCATTCGCGACGTAAGAGTCATGCCGCTTGTCGGCGACTATTGGGTACCCGGACCCGTTGGCTGA